TGAAGGGCGCATTCACCAGGCGCTGGATTACCGCACACCAGCTGAGGTTTATTTCTCTCATTAAGAAAGGAGCTTACACCTTAGCAATCACGATTTTTGTGTCTTGACAACGGGGGTCAGTTTATCCGTATGATCGCCTCCCTGGAATTATGCACGTGCAGACGGCGGTAGAGTCCTTGCACGTGCGAATGAACGGTGGCCTGCTCAATACCAAGCCGCTGCGCTATCTCAGTCTCACTCTCACCTTTGAGGAAACCGCGCAGGATATCTTGCTCGCGTCCTGCTAAAGGCTTCGTCGCTTCGGATGTCAACAAGGTGCTAAGTTTGTTCGTCTAGGAGGAAAGGAAGCTTCTCTCAACAAACCAAACGTTATAGCTTGCTGAGGATGAATAGGGAGTACGGAGGGTGTAGTTGAGTATGAGGGGCGTGGGGAAGTAGGAAAGAAGATACATTCGTCTTCCTGTGGTATCTTACGTGCAAGGAGTGGTAGACACTATTGTCAAATTTGCTATACCGGGGAGAGTACGTAGCTGGCTTTGCCAGAGCGAAGATGTTATCAGAGGAACGGTTTCTACCAACAACGTGTCATTGGCTTTGAACTTAGACTCCTGATCCATTAAATGCCACGACGGTTGTGTATCCCATGGGTACTGTATAGCTCGGTTATCTGCCTGTACTATAGCCTCCTTGTAGCATGGATCAGAGAGTAAGAGACCAAGATTGCTGACTGTATAAATCGCTTTATCATAGGTGTTGAGCGGATTAGTAAATGTAATGCGAGCGTATTCTGTTGGTTCAACCCCGCTTAGTGGGATGGCTACCGCAGGCGTAGGTGTACTAAAGGCTATCTGGGATGGAGAGCAAGGAGGGAAGCGGGAACCCAAAGGCTTAACGGCGAGTACACCAGGAATTATCTGGAGACGGTGTAACCAGTCGGAAGGTGTATACAAAGATGGAACAATAAAAAAGTAATGAGCGTGTAAAAATGTATCCTGTTGTCCCATTGGCTGCCACAAACGGATCTCCGTTTGTTCTTTAGTGGTGCGTGAGTCAATGCTACATAGTAATCCTGGTTGAAATCCCAAATCTGTGATTGCATC
The sequence above is a segment of the Ktedonobacteraceae bacterium genome. Coding sequences within it:
- a CDS encoding LuxR C-terminal-related transcriptional regulator translates to MLTSEATKPLAGREQDILRGFLKGESETEIAQRLGIEQATVHSHVQGLYRRLHVHNSREAIIRIN